ATCTTTGAAACACGTAAGCAGGTGAATGCTTACCCCCGCTGCTCCGAGCGATGGAGGGAGTTGGACACGGTTCCCCTTCCCTCGGCCGGTGCCCCCCTCCCCAGAGCATCAccagccccccagggccacccagctggcagcaggacagctgAGCCCTCCTGGCGGCGGCACGCTCCGGCCCCTCCAGGCCTGCGCTGACCTCGGCTGTCAACTTCATAGAAGCCCCTTGTCGGCGTTTCGGTAGTGTTACAACAGAGCCCAGCGTCCTTCGGCGCTTGGGACAGGCAATGCTCTCCCAGCGACACCCTTCAAGCCCTCTGGTTCCTTGCTGAGAGTCTTCATTTGGGGGATTTTTAAGTTTCgatgcagtttttttttttaaagaacagccGGTGTTTTGCACATGGTCATGGTTTCATGTTGAAAGGGCTGCGAGGTTGACGCTGACCCCAGAGGACGCCTCTTACCAAACCTTTCTCTTCAATAAAATgctctctctcttcccaccctGGGGTGGGGTGGCCACAGTTCCCGGAGGGAACGCAACCCCACTGAGACCAATGGCGGGAAGCGGGGGCGACTGGACCCTGCCCGTTCTGCCGGTACCCGTGGTGAGGCGGCCTTGCTTCTGCCAGGACTGCCTATACCCTGAGGCCAGCGCCCGGCAGCTGTCATGCCAGCTGCGGACGCCCGTGCTCGGCTTTGCCAATCCTCCAGCCATGAGAGGCCACCATGACAGGCAGGCCGCCATGACGGAACCGGGCCCGGCCATCAGCCCGCCGTCGGGCCCGTCCGAGGCGCAttccccgcccggccccgcgccctcTCCGCCGGTCCCGGCCCTCACCCGGCGGCGGTCTctccccgccggccgcggggcgggggcgctaCCGGGCGTCGCCGCCGCTGAGAGGGTAGGCCAGGAGGCTCATGGCCTCGCCGCAGGCGGCCTCCACCTGCCGCACCTGCTGCCGGCTGAGGCGCTCCCGCCAGGCGTGGATGGCCTCCCGCGCGTCTCGGGGGGAGATGAGGAAGGGCCGGTCGGAGGAGTAGGCGGCGCCGCGGGTCATGTTGAGGACGAAGGCCTCCAGGGCGGGCGGCACCGGCAGCCCGGCGAAGCGGAGCAGGCGGCGCAGCTGGGCGCGGGGCTCCCGCACCAGGTCCTCGTAGCGCAGCTGGGTGTAGCGGCGGCGGAGCCaggccggggcgcggcgggccaGCAGCAGGTCGCGGAGCCAGGCCTGGCAGATGACCTCCAGGGCGCCGCCGAGGAAGAACTCGGCGCGGTGCTGCGggggggccgcccgcccgccgcccccccccagcaggccgggcggcagcaggagctgctgcggAGGCTGGTGGCGGGGCGGCCCCCGCGGCTCGGCGCGGTGGCGGCTGCGCAGCACCTGGATGCTCTCCCGCAGCAGCGCCTGCCTGGCCTTCAGGCGGGAGTTGTGGACGGCGCGGGGGTCGCGGAAGAGCTGCACCACCCGCAGGTTGAGGCCGGGCTCCCGCAGCAGCGGCAGGAGGgcgcccagctccagcagccgcaCGTCCTTGATGACCACCACCGGGTACTTGCGGCACTCGgcctccagctcccgcagcccccgcggcggGCACGTCTCCTCGCAGGCGGCGCCGTCGACGAGGCCGATctcccggcggggccggggagcggcggggcagaGCGGGGGGGAGCAGATCACCTTGTTGGTCCGCCAGCCGAAGATGCCGGCGGTGGTGAGGttgggggcggcgggcggggcgggggccagCGGGtcgcgggggccgggcggggcggcgtAGAGGCGCAGGACGGAGAAGTCGCATCGGAAGAGGGCGCGCAGCATGTCGCGCAGGGCGCCCTGCAGGCTGAGCGCGTCCCCCGGGTAGAGGGCCTGCCACAGGTGCCACATGGGCTCGTAGAGGTAGAAGACGTCGGGGTGCTGGTTGAAGAGCTCCCCCAGGAAGGAGGAGCCCGTCCGCCAGGTAGCGTGCAGGTAGATGTGCcgcttcccccccgccgccgccgcgctgccgttacccgccgcgccgccgccctcctcatcctcatcctcctcctcgtCCAGCGACGGCTgccgctgctcccagccccactcgCTCAGCGCCTCCTCAAGGCTGGGGCAGCGCCGCAGCAGCGGCTCCTCgtccgcccgcccccgccgggccccgtAGTCCAGCGCGTagggcaccagcagcagcagcagcagcgtgtaCAGCACCAGCACCGCGGCGAAGCGCCGGTgctccccccgccaccgccaccgccggcGGCCCTTCATGGCGGGGGGGAGCGGTTCCGGACCGCCGGCGTTCCGCCGACCCTCTGGCTGCCGGAGAGCGGCTCTTGGCCGAGAGGCAAAGttagcggcggcggcggcggggggtgtgGGCTGCCGGCGGCCCTCCCCGCCGGGGAGCACGCCCACGGGCACGCCGGACAGGCTCGGGGCTGCCCGCCCGccttcgccgccgccgcctcctcctcctcgttcaccccctcctcctcctcctcctcctcctcgcagcctGACGCGGAAGCTCCCGcacctgcccccgccgccgcctgaggagccgccgccggcgggaCGCGGGGTTCTGCCGGTGCCGCCGCTGTGCGGGGAGCCGGGCCGCCCCTCGCCCggcctctctcccttcctcccgccTTCCCTCCCCCGGACAGGGCCGGAGGGGCGGGCTTGGCACCTCGGGAGTCACCCCCGCCCGGCAAAGGGCGCACCGCAAAGGAGGTACGTTGTCGGCCAGGACGGGGACCCAGCAGCTGAGGCTGACCCCGAGGAGGAGCGTTTGGTCCTGTTGTCTACCGGGTCTCCAGAGAAAGAGCCCGCTACGGTAGCGAAAAGAGgtgcaaatgtatttttaggaTGGATGACAGCTCTTCAAATCTGCAGCGGGTTTCAGAAATGCTGCAGTTCGGCGCCGTAGAGAGCTGCGGGGTTTCGCAGCCACGCTTTTGTCTATGTGTGCCTGCTGCTGACGGGATACGGACATCTCCTTCATGACTCATCGCTCCACTTTATGCATCTAAAAGTTTCGTGTCTGTCTGAGCTGGTCACCCTGTGCAGTCGGTAGGAAGAAATGGGCACCCACAGAGGGACATCCAGCCTGTCTTGGATGTCTGATAGCCTTCTGATAACCCATCTCTTTCTTGGGATCATAATGTTACCAGCTCTCACTTCTAGTTTTTTTAGACATCTAAGATTAGCTTAAACAAATCTCTTGTGGGATGGAGAATCAACAAGAGGTTGACTTCAGGTTTTTAAATTCACATGTACAGTGAACAGTACAGACCTTGGAAGGTGCTCACAGAAAGCGATGGACCGTGATCCCGTGTTCCTGGTTAAGGCACCCACCTGGCAGGAAAGCAATGTCCCTGTCCTGCTGACTGTCCTAACCTCCAGGCAATGGATGCTGCCTTCTGTAAAACACTACTAACATTTAAGTACAGCATGCAGAGTGACATTCAGCGAGGATAACACAATTCTCACCCTCTGCAGGTGACTCACATTTTGACTCACAGAATAGTCTATGTGGTATGTGTTCACTTGTAGTAAGGCACACGACACAATCTTAGTCAACAATATCACATACAACGGGGCACAGAAATGACCCGCCAGTTACATAGATTCTAAAAATGTTCCTTCTATAGTATAAATATATAGATACAGAGTCTGCAATTGCTGcacatttttctgtctgaatGTCTAGGTATTAAACAATAATCTCATTTCACATTTATTGGGCAACGCATGAGGAGCACAAAGCAGTGCGAGAGAAAAAGCACACTTCTCTTCTGTCCAGGTGGCGAGCCAGCAGTCTGCCTGCTAACACTTTACTTGACCTCTGTTAAGTAAGTGTTAAAGACTGGGCTTCCTGCAGTTTATGGTGTGCTGAGTGAGGAGACGGTGCCAAACAAGACTTGTAGGCTCCTGAGCAGAAGAATGTAGAAATGATGGCATCGGAAAGGAAATTCTGCCCTAACATACATATTCATCATGGCTTTGGGCTTTTTAAACAGGAAGTATACCAGCCTGAGTTTCAGCTCTGGCTCTGTAAAGACCAGGATTTCATCCAGaccattcattcattcattccatCATTCATGCTGGAACGCCACGTTTCAGCCTCAGCATCATTTTTATCTTCTCAGCAGAGGTTTCAAAATAGAAATAGTTGCCTCTATATCTAGCCATCTTTTGGCTCTTGCATGCTCTTGTCATTTTCAAAGAGCGCTTTGTGATTAAAAATAGCTTGATTAGCTGATAAGCAAGTAAAGGAGGAcgacaaaataaaaccacacttGCCAAAAACCCCTCACCTATTCAAAGAACATGCACATCTAGTACTTTGAAGAGGTATCTCCAGTGTAGttgaccagtgataggacacaaggaaatgtCCTATCTAAGCTGCATCAGGgtaagttcagattggacattaggaagaggTTCTTCACTGGGAGgctggtcagtcactggaacaggctgcccaggtaaGTGGTCACAGCAGGAAGCATCTCAGAGTTCAGGGCGCATCTGAATGACACTCTTAGTCATACGGTTTAGTTTTAGGTActcctgcaagaagcagggatttggactcgatgatccttatgggtcccttccaacttgagatagtCTATGACTCTGTGGCATCTTGCAAAATAGTAATTTGGGAGGATTTACCGAGATGGGATCCTGAGAAGTGCAGATGAGAATGGATAACTCTGAGCGGCTGGGGTTTCACTTTGGTAAGACAAATACTGAGTTGGCTGTAGCATCAGCCCCATTGCTGGCAAAGGAGCCACAGCACAATATGTGTTACCTTAAACTAATTTTGTATTGGTTTTTATGATACATACTTGCCTAAAAACTAAAATCAAGGTCTGAAACCTGCCTAGGTACTGTCTTGAAAAGAATGAGACCTCTCACAGAGTAAGATGGCCTGCCAGACAAATGAGAAATCATAGAAATAAAAGTGTGTATGTGCTacgttaattttttttcagacaatggAGCTACAAACTTCTGTGGCAACCATTGTGGAAAAAGTGGAAGATGCAAATCACTTTACCACAGGTTACATCTATTAAGATGAAATCCCAGGCAGTCCTTAAAAGATTATCAAACCAAAAAAGAATCACAGTAAATGTTTTGTTCTGCACCTTTGCATCAGTTCCTCTGCTGAAAGTGGATTAGCCTGTAAGTGTTTATTCCGGTTGGTTTGGGTTAGGGCTTTTTTGGCGTGGGGAGATTCCAGCAAAGCCGGTACTCATTCTGCCACCCAGCGGGTGGGTGCCTGGGCTAGGCTTGGAATCGTGGAGCTCCAGACTTCCTGAGGGGTCATGAAAAGTACCCAATTTCAGTGTTGGGGAGCAGATTGCTGGGCCGAAGAGATCGGCTTTCACTTTTCTCGCTTTTCCATTCTGTATTAATTTGTTCTCTCTTCAGCACAGATAAGGAGGATGATTTTCCGAGGCTTTTTCTATGAACCGTAAAGACACTGTTTACATATACAGATGAAGATCTGCATCTCCTTCCAAGAGCAGGACCGTTCAGTACCCAAGAGAGGCAGCCAGGGTCTTCATTGATCTGTGAAGCAGTCTGCCCATTTGGCATCCAGTTCCTGCCATTTCTTGGTGACAATTCTGTGctttatgttattttataaagcagaaaaaaaaaaggcataaaatgtTTTGCGTAGTTGAGTACTTGAGCAGTATTTCCTTTCTAGTTTCCAAGCTTGGCACTGAAAGCACTGGCTGTTTTTAATCTGACATAACATTGGCTTCCTGTGTATTATCTCTCTAACTTCATTTTTGCTCTTCCGTCTCCCACAGTACTTCTACTGACAAGAGAGACAGTAAATGCTGGAACGCCACGTTTCAGCCTCAGCATCATTTTTATCTTCTCAGCAGAGGTTTCAAAATAGAAATAGTTGCCTCTATATCTAGCCATCTTTTGGCTCTTGCATGCTCTTGTCATTTTCAAAGAGCGCTTTGTGATTAAAAATAGCTTGATTAGCTGATAAAATTAAATATGCTTCGCACAGGGAGCACCGCCCTCAAACATCCTGGCTGTTAATGAGTGCTCTGCTTGCACATACTGTCACTCACAGGTTTCAGCCAAAAGGAAGTCTGTGGTTAATAGCAGCTTAAAAAGCTTCAAGAAGCCAACAAACTAggacaatatttttatttttgaagttgcTTTGTCATCAGATGTTCCAACATGTGCAATACCATGTGTTTCACATGTGATACCACTCTTAGTAGCTCACATTTCAGAAGGGATATGTTGAGAACAGCAGGATGGAGAAGCTGGTCCGGGCGAGGTGGCCAGCACAAAAGGGATTTTTCGCAGTGGAGTTCCCCCAAAGCAGAACAGAGATTGAGGGCCTGCAAAAGGTCAAAAATACCACAGAAGTTTTGAGACACTCGGTGGAAATTGAGAGGCTATGGAGAAAGTGGAAGGGGCTTCAGATGCAAAGCCACGTGCAGAAGGTGGTAATTCTGCTCTCTGCACATAGCTCTGAGGTCGCTCTTCGGTACCTGCAAGAAATATGAGGAAATGGGGCAGGAAAACTGTGGCGTTCATGACTGTCTTGGTCAGTGTACTCCTTCTGCTAGTTAAACTGGCACATGTCCACTTCTCTGTGGGCTGATATAGAGAAGGCAGGTGTACAGCTTCAGGTGTTAGTTAATATAAGCAAGTAGTCGCCATGCAAATCATACCACGCGGTGGCTCTCTGTAAAAGAGCGGGGGCAGCGGGAAGGTACGAAACCCCTCAGTGCCCCTCCGGACTGAGGGGAGCTGGTGGTTGAGATTGGGGACCATGTGGAGTTGGAAGGGAGGAGGCATGTTCCTCGCTCCTCTCTCCGAGATTTCTCCAGTCGCTCTTAACTGAGAACTGGCAAAGCCGAAAGGTAAGCGCGCTGCTGCTCTCCACTGCCCAATGTAAGAGCCAGGCAGAGAGCATGCGCTGGCGGGGTGTTCAGATGAAGCCAAATACAGCACTGCATCCTGCTTTTGGGCTAAGGGATGCTTGATAGCACAGTCCAGCATGGCCGaaccagctgcagcagcctgACGGGTACCCAGCTAGGGGAGCTCTTCTGCAACCGAGAGAAGCAGATACATTTCATTTCCACTTCTAATCTTTAAAGATGAACCTATTGCTAATATACTACACTGTAAGTGTCAGAGTGGGGATTGTCTGTGCTCTTAGCTGGCTTCTCAGGTTTTCCAAGGCATAGCTTTTCCAAGAACATGATAACTAGGTATTGAtatggcaaataaataaataaatattgaaagcaggtttttttataaatttaaatcaTGGTCCCTTTTATGTCATCGGTGATCTTGTGAGCACCTCTAACTTCCTCTAAGAAAAGAAGATAATGCCCTCATTGAGGATGATAGAAAACGCTATTGggaaatatatgaagaaaaagcaggaggTGGAAGGTGGAACAAAGCAAGTATATGAATTTGTTGAGGCTCAAGAGGAAGTTCAGAAGGGAAAATCTATTGTTATTTCTAACCGTGGAAATTCAGATAAATCAGTaacaatgaaagaagaaaacatctatCCTGCAACCCAACTCGAGGATGACTCTAATTTGAAATCTTTAAGCTGTTCCCCTGCAGAGTGTGCCCTGTTACCCCATCAGCAGTGAGACAGTCATCTCATAACCCAGAAATGGGCTTAGGCTACATGAATAGCCAGCGCCTCCCTTGAGCCTCCTGCTGCCTGGCAATTTACAGTAGTtgccaaagaaaaattattccgATGGTAATCTGTTTGGGGTCTCACAGCTTCAAATACCAGAAGTGCCTCAACACTAAAACGTGTgggaaataattatttgtaaTGGCAGAAACTGtgaatctttttctgttttatgtcaTTGTTGCAGGCTCACTATTGCTGAATTAGAGATGCTGATTAAGAATAACAGCAAGCTTTCGCAACTCAACAAATTAAGCCATTGTGTCGGTATAATTAGGGAACTAAATCTCTTACAGTTCAGTCAAGCAAAGAAATGAACTAGAAAATTTGAGACCTATTTTTAACCggggattattttttccccaaaaaaacccctctgacAGCCATTGTAACACAATACTTACAGCTCTCCTGTGCCTTCATAAAGCAACGCTTACATGCACAGAATGTAATTTTTGGACTGAGAATCGATTTGcctttttattcatttcagtcTTACGCACAAATCCGTAAGGgcatgtgcaaatgaaaatgGTGAGAGCTCAATCACTGCATCTACTTTATAAATTTGTCCCATCAAGTTTTCTAAAAATCATTTTGTAAATTCAGAATTTCAATCAGAAATCATTTCCAGGAGATATGTCCAGGAGACATTACTGTGCCTGTATGGGAGAAAGACAAATTCTAGAATGTAGAATTCACTTGAAATGTATTCTTGTGCCAAATGATCTAACTTTTATGAGGAGAATGTTAGGGGGCAAAAAGGTAGCGATTGTGGGAAACTCATGGGTTCCTGGAAC
Above is a window of Larus michahellis chromosome 1, bLarMic1.1, whole genome shotgun sequence DNA encoding:
- the CHST7 gene encoding carbohydrate sulfotransferase 7, which produces MKGRRRWRWRGEHRRFAAVLVLYTLLLLLLVPYALDYGARRGRADEEPLLRRCPSLEEALSEWGWEQRQPSLDEEEDEDEEGGGAAGNGSAAAAGGKRHIYLHATWRTGSSFLGELFNQHPDVFYLYEPMWHLWQALYPGDALSLQGALRDMLRALFRCDFSVLRLYAAPPGPRDPLAPAPPAAPNLTTAGIFGWRTNKVICSPPLCPAAPRPRREIGLVDGAACEETCPPRGLRELEAECRKYPVVVIKDVRLLELGALLPLLREPGLNLRVVQLFRDPRAVHNSRLKARQALLRESIQVLRSRHRAEPRGPPRHQPPQQLLLPPGLLGGGGGRAAPPQHRAEFFLGGALEVICQAWLRDLLLARRAPAWLRRRYTQLRYEDLVREPRAQLRRLLRFAGLPVPPALEAFVLNMTRGAAYSSDRPFLISPRDAREAIHAWRERLSRQQVRQVEAACGEAMSLLAYPLSGGDAR